In Oryza sativa Japonica Group chromosome 1, ASM3414082v1, the genomic stretch ATCAGTTCGTGGCGTGTCGAGATTCTCGGCTGCTTGCGCGCGCGGCTGGCAGTGGGGGAGGCGAACCTTtatttagttcacgttaaaattagaaatttggttgaaattggaacgatgtaatagaaaagttgaaagtttgaagaaaaaattgggaactaaacaaggtctaagggtgtgtttagttcacgctaaaattgaaagtttgattgaaattgaaacgatatgatggaaaagttggaagtttatgtgtgtagaaaagttttgatgtgatagaaaagttaaaagtttgaagaaaatattAGTAACTAAACCCGGCCTAACCCAGAAAATTTATCGGCAATTCGGCGTTCGGCAGCGTATCAGTATCATCAGTTGAGCACTTGAGCACACTGATTTTGTCAGCAATGTAGTAACTCGGCTCGTCGGTTGGCAGCCGGTTACCCGTTCCGGCAAAGCAATGCATGTTTATTTCCACTTGGAGATGAACTATACTAATAAATTTCAGATTAGGAAAAAAGATGTTCAAAGTTCTTCCACTTGGGAACAGAACGATTTGCAGTTAACATTTGCTGCTACCTGTGTGCCGCTGACTGTTAGTGCCGGGTCGCCGGCGAGAAAGTGGCCGGAGCAGAGCACGCTGGGATGGACGTCGCACTCGCACGACGTGCTCAAGCGGTCTCTGTATCGCACACATATCACACTGTGTGTGGCGATGGCGCTCGAGAGTGGGAAAACGACACGTCGTCCACTCCGGCTAGGCCCGATATAATTTCGATGCCCATAATTGCCGCTGTTGCCGGTGGTTTTCGTTGAGAAGAAAAAACCCCACGAATGATTGCCCCCAAAAGCGCCCAATGCGAAAGCGAAAAGTGCAGGTCTCTCTCTGAATGAACAAGCCCCCAAGCAGATCGAACAGACAGCAGCGGTTGCGGTGGTGCGGTGCGTTTCCTTCCATTATTTCCCCTCCttgttcttttctctcttttttgcttGGTCGATCTGAAGTCTCAACTGTTGCCGTGTTCTGTTTCGCTCTGTTCAGCGCACACACAGATCGAACACAACAAGACAAGTGGGAAGCTGTAGCCTGTAGTATTATTGCCGGTGGCGTTGTCCGAGTTTGTGAGGGCAGCAGAACGGCACAAGGCTACGGCAAGTGCAAGCGTGATGTGGCCTGCATGGAAGCTTCAGAAGAGAGCTCCCCCGGATACTAGCTGATGCTGAGCGGCATAGTGGTGTGCACTGCTGGTGGCAGTTTAAGTTTTCTTTGTTTCTCGATGcaaatggcacatgcacttcaccACGTCTTCTGCATTTCATGACTGTTTCTAACCGGAAGAAATTTTATAAGTGCCATGTCTTGACTGACGATCATAGTGACTGAATTTGCTAACCAACTGAGAAAATTCAGAAGAGGGCAGTACAACTCTACGAGTACACTAGTACACTGCTGCTTAGGTCAAAGTAAGACGTGATTCAACTGAGAAATTCGATTTGGCTCGGCCAACTGGTTGCAAAACTCAGGTCTCATATGTTGGTTCAGATGCAAACTGATGGGTTGTCTGGGATCAGATTCTCAGGATCctcgtttttatttttccacaaGTACTAGCGTGTACGATTAACCTATCATCCTGAATTACTGATGAGCACTAGTAGAAAACCTACTGGCATTGTAGCCAGGGCCGGTCCTATGATTTTGAGGGTCCTAGGCGAATTCATCACGATGGGTCCTCTAagctatataaaaaattttatgatatatataGACACTAATTAATTTTACTTGCAAAACAAATACATCCATATATTAAATCTTAACATGTCTGGTAATTATCGAAAAATAAAGTTGATCAAATTTGTACCTTGGAACTAATATCACTACCTTAATGAAGAATAGAATCGCATCATATCCATTATTTCTCATGAAAAGATACTTCTCGAGCATTTCTTGATGCAAAATCATCAAGAACAAGTCGACGATGTTGTGCGCTTGTGCGGTTGTGCCCTGTGCGATGCGATGTCGTCTGCCGAGTTGCCGACGACGCTACAACTCCTATCGTCTCTCGGACGTTTCTGCTTCCAGATAGACAATAGGCAGGTACTAGACTACTAGTATTAGGTGTTGGCCCCTCCACCATCATAGGCCCCCGACCATCATGGGCCCCCGGCGGTCGCCTCGGCTGCATAGCCCTAGGGCCGGCCCTGATCGTAGCAAGGTACACTCACGAACAACAGTAGAGGAGAGCAAAAAGGCCACgcgttttttttaagaaaaatgatGACACTGAAACGCACGTATGACTCGCTCACCGGGCTTGGAAAATTTGGAGTGAGCACAACAGGCGTGGCGGACCTCTCAGTAGACCTCTCGCGAATACTTGCTACAGTAAAGTTTTCCACTTCCctactcctctctctttcctccgGCCTAAGGTGGCTTCTCGCCGATGAAGACCGGGAAAGGGGTCAAGTCCCTCTTCTCCTATTGATTCAGGTTTTTCCCGTGGTCTTTTTCCTTTTGGTTCTCGAGGTGGTTGTTGGCGTTGGCCGTCCTTGTCCCGGCATCTGGGTGAGCGTTGTCGGGCTTCTTCTCAGAGGCGATTTACTCCATCGCTGGGACTCTTCTCCTGGGTACTACCTAGGGCGCCTCCAGATATGTACAAAGAGAGGTATCGCCTGCCTACATAAACATCTCCGGCAAGGTCTTTCTAAGGAAGGGGCCTTATGCTTGATCCCTGGCGACGAATTTTCACTTGGTGGCTAAAATTTTCAGGTTGCGCCAAGGGGGCCTCAACCGGGTACGCCTCCTGCCTTTTTCACGGTGAAATACATCTGGCTGTGATCTTTGGAATAGTTATGGTTTTTTACCGATTTCTCTCAAGAACAATGGTGTAAATCTTAATTGGTGTTGCTAATATTTCATTTTGCTCGTCAACGTCGTAACCTCCACGTGTGGGAGGCCTCTTCAGGGATCGAGTAATGGCGCCACCTCATGCAACTCACCTGATTTCACACTCCACCGGAAGTGAGCTCCAAATATTTTCCATCGGTGACGAAGACCAAAGAAGAAGGATTTGATTGTTTTTTCAattctttttaagttttttttttgcaaattgtTGGGCAAAAGTGTAATTTGCCCATTCACAAGGGGCTTCTTTTCAAAACTGGAAGTGTCCCAGTAGCACTGTAACAACTCATGTATTTTATGTTTCTAATCTACTTtatataaataaatgcatgagttttaaaaaggaaaaaaatgactCGCTCGCCAGGCCTTGTTGCGATCATGCTCcatcttttcttttgctttcATGTTCGTGATGGCCGTTACTCCTATTTTCTCAGTGGAATTGTATTTAGGACTGGTGCAGTAGCATACACTTATGTTGAGTCTGGACCCACGTATCAGCCACTGATCAATAGCCTACATCCTATTTTATATGGACATTATTGGGAGGGTGGGAGTGGGTGGCTGTGGGTATGGAGGGAAGAATCTCTCTCGCACAGCGCCACCCAAGTTGAAAGCTTGGGACAGGTGCAGCCGCATGGGTCGCGCTCTCCGCCACTACGAAGGAGAGGAGTGATCAACCTCAGCTACACCGTTCAGGTGCTGCAAAAAGCGGCGTAACGTCCCTGCTTCTTGTACTGGCTACGCTGCAATAATTCTGTACTATAACCACTTGTCTTAGATCTGATAAGATCGCGAGGCCTTTATCACTTTGATCTCTGGTCGTCATCTGTCAGCgacttttttctctctctctctcttttcatcTTCTTTTCTCTCGGAAAGACCAGGCTTGATCAATTCATGTGCATGTCTTCTTTGCAGGATAGCGGTCCAGGACATTCTGATATTTTAGTGAACAGAAGAAAGGGCCAGTTGCAAATTTTCCCACACTTAATGTATTTTGATTTTGCGGGGAAAAGGTATTTTAAGAAGGCTTTTCATCACTAGTTCACTACAGGAAACCAGCAGAAACATATCAGACAGTGAACGGCACGAACTAGTAGTAGACTATAATATCTTGTGCATAAGCTCGGCACATGATTAGTCTTTATTTTAGTAACATGATTGAGGAGCCCTCTAGCTGTCTGGCATGCAAAAGAACTCCAGAAATGATGGAGATCTGAAGGAATCTTTCGTGCTGTTTTTAAAATCCATCAACTTCTGTACAAAGCAGAAATAATAAACCTTTTTTTCCCCCTCACACTTTCTgattgtcgacaaatttttgtCAGGCAGATGGCTGCCTGGCCACTTGTCTGCTCTTTCCTGTGGATCACAGAGTAACCGATCCATGTGAAACTCTTCAGTCCTAAAATGTCGTTTGGTCTCTTGCTGATGGAAAGTTTATAAGCTGCATCTGGTCGAATAGCTCGATGTTAGCTGCATTGATGTCTCTTTTGTTATTCTCTTTGGGAAGCATATGAGCAACTTCATACAGATACGTTGGTATTATCTGTTCAGATCTTCCTCAaaatgtactactactactactatttagACGTCTGCACATATGCTGAAGACAATAGTTAATTCTAAGCATTGCTGGTATCGGCAGTTTTCAGCAAGGAACACGAATTAGTCGCTATCTCAATACACAATTTCCCTTCCTCAATCCCAACCCCaagctgaaagcctgaaactcCTGGATAGAACTAAGCAAACACTGAAAAGCAAACCTTTAAATGGTCCATCGCATATTTCAGATGTGAGACTAGTGAGCACTAGACTTTTGCGATGTTTTGGCTTCAGTTTGGTCTAGCTTCTAGCAATTGCAATTTCTTCCAGAATCAGAATCTCTCACAAACAGTTTAGCTTTTAATCTAGATTATGAAAAACTGTAGTTAtagaattcagaaaatgaaTTACTTAAAAGTTAGAAGGTGAGAAACCTAACCTTTTCAAATTCTCAGAAACTAACTACCGACTAGTTATTTCTCATAATTTTAACCTTCACAAACAGACCCCTAGTACCCATAGGCCATATCGCGTGCATCAGGAGAAGCAATGCCAATGCAGTGATTGTTAggttcgcgtcgtcgtcgtgcgtGCATGCGTGCTCGCGTAACCGCGGGACAGATACATCGCCCAAATCAAGCCTTGTGTCTTTTCGCCATGACCGGCAAACCGACGACAAAACATGTGACGATCTGTAAATATGTGTGCATTGTCTAACAACTAGTCGATCGATGGTGGATGGTTGGATGCCGCAACAATAACCACCCTAAAAAGTCTAGGCGTCAACAAATAAGCGTGCCTCCTTTCTGCCCGGCCTCTCTTTTATTTCCTCATCTGAGAAGTACTGCGATGAAGAACACGACgcgttactttctttttgtggCTACAAAATCCTTAGATGATTGGTTTTAAAAAATGTTGTACGATTGCACTTTTCGAAGGAGCTAGAAGTACCCGTTGAAAATCTAGCTGGTGAGACTAGGAAAATATGATTTTGATTTCGAGTTTATTTTTCACATTGTATAACTATAACcttttaaaatctgaaaaaaaatctatttggaAGAGCTTTTAGTTATAGGAGAACCCAAACATGCCTATATCTGTTTTTCTTCCAAAAATCTACTAGACTTTGTGAAGTCTGCCCATCCTTGGAAAGATATCTAGAGGTATcatattttctagtataaaattttggtacctctaGGTACTACGTATCTTAAGGTATCAAAAatttttagtataaaatttagttacctaaaaatacattttcagGACTGTAAAATTCCACTTTACGGAAAGACATTTTGGCCCATCTATTATTAAATTACTAggaaaaggagcctccacgtgcGCTCTCAcgggctagaaattctcatattaatcggataaaaaaacagagtccatatataaatacaattttaaaatagctgaaattcgaaattaaaaaataaggaatattaaaacaTGATACTAGAGTCCATTCCGGTATACAATTTAGAACCAATGAAAATTccgtattattttttaaaaaaagataaaagtagatgttagagttcatatagaaatacaatttagaaataactaaaattcggaattaagaaagggaatattgaaagaagagtatagagttaatatagaaatacaatttagaaatcactgaaattcggaatgaaaaaataaagaatattagaagaagagtatagagtccatctAGGattacaattaagaaataaccgaaattcggaataaaagaaagaaatactagaagaagagtatagagtccatacagtaatttataattaactaaaatttagaataaaaataataaaattaaaagtagagtttagagtccatatagaaatacaattaaaaataataaaaattcaaaataaaaaaataaatattagaagaaaagcCTAGAGGGGTCTAGAGTCCACATAGGAGTattatttagaaataactgaaattctgatttctaaaataagaaatatatgaataaattttatatgtaacaaaaaatcagaattaaaaaaatgagtATTGGAAGATGAGACTAAAGTcaatacaatttagaaagaactaaattcaatattaaaaataattaataactatcacgtacatacaatacaatatgaatattacatattgataGTTTGGTAAAATTAgtacaaaaatttaaattatgttatcattttaatatattgtaataataaaagaagaaaaaaatactattatagAAGAGAAAATATAGGGATGCTAGCTAAGTTCAATATGAAGCGTGCAGAGTGGACTAGTGGAAACTGATAAGGCAAATTGCGGGCAATAATTTCACCATAGTCATGGCCTCCCTTTCGTCCTCCGTCAGCCAAGACTTCACTAAGTTCAGTAGAACTGTAGATGAGCAGGAATCTTGTAGCCTAGCTCCTTGTCAAGTTATCCGGAGCGGTAAATTATTGGTTAACTAGCACTTTAGAAGTGGACAAGTTCGGTCCATCTGTCTCTTTTCGAATAACTTATCGCATGCAACAACAAAATGACCTTcaactaaaaaaacaaacaaatgaaCCGTCGCCGGATGTCTCATCGATTGACGTCTCAAGAGTGTTCTTGTAGAAGATGCTTTGCTCTATGGAAAGTCCGCTTCTGAAGAGAACTCAGCTACTACAAGGgaactcgccgtcgccggccgagtTTGATTTCTGTTGGGGATTTGGCCCTGGTGCTGGGACTTGGGAGGCTGGGGCCGTCGAATTGGGTCGCGTAGCGTGAAGGTGTGCGGGCCTTGAGCCCTGTTGCTTCTCCATCACTGCCCATTGTACTTGTTACTGGGCCATTGTTTGAGTGGATCAGTTTTTTGGTCCAAACTCGAGccccacagaaaaaaaaatcttcaacaTTTACTCTGACTAAGGACATTCGTAAAATATCTGCAACACTCAGTGTCGAAGTCGACTACCTGTCAAActcaaatcagaaaaaaaaagatcacctATGATTAAAACAAAAATCACTTGAGAGCACGAACAAATTGTGAGAGCACAGCCGCCTCAAAACATGCATCATTCCATTCCAATGAAACACTTCAAGTTGATGAAGCAGTACACCTTCCAATCCCTTAACCAATTAAACCATGCAATGATCGATGCAACAATGCAGATAAGTTTCAAAAAGCACGACGGGTTCGTCCACTCATGAAGATATCAActtccactccactccactccactctaCGCTCACTCACTCTCACCTTCACGCTCAGCGGCCTCCAGAATGGACGCCGAAGAAGTCGTAGAACGGAGGCGCCTCGCTGCTGGGGCTGTCCGAGCTCTCCGACTCCCACGAGAACGACGCGGACGCGGACGGCGTCGTCGGGGacacggcggcgcaggcgctcCCGGCGCGGAGCGGCTTGTGATCCGGCAGCACGAAGGTGGGCTGCAGGGGGAACAGCTGGAGGGTCTCGcgcccaccggcgccgccgccgcggcggccatggccttccgcttccgccgcgccgcggccagccgccgccgcgaggtgTGCGCTGCTCGGCGGTGCCTGCAGGtacatggtggtggtggccggtggCTGCGCCGTGGACTTGTCGTGCGGACACACTTCCATCCCTGGGTACAGCAACGGCGTCTGCTGCTGCGGGTAGTAGCTGGCGTTATTTGTCGCGACCGGCATGAAGCTTGGCGTCCTGAACATCACTGCAAGGATCGAAAGTGTGCATGGATCAGTGCAGAACATGGAGTGGAGAATTGGCATTTAAGAATTGAAATGCAAACACAAACTGTAGTAAAAATAGAATCTAATAAACGCGCGCATTATGATCAAATGGATGGTCATGCTAAGAACAACAGATCAAACATGCCAATGTCAACAACGATACTCGAAGCTGGATTGGATGACACGTGCACCGACCACTCATGGGACACATTTTCATGTCCCAACATTATGAGATGGAAGGGCAGCATTTCTTGGATGGGAAAGGAAGCAGCTAAAGGATGATGTGGAAGGTTGTGTCTGGCCGTTTTGGCCCTAGCTAGGAGGATGGTCATTTCCTTCTACCCTCGGTCATGCACAGCATGACAGCAGCACAGTGCACAGAAGATTAATGGAGCTACAAAAGGGTAGCAGCAGAAGCTACATAGGCAGGCAGGCAACGTTAAATCGTGTGACCATGAATAGGCAGTCTCTCTGTTCCACTGGCACTGTATATAGGGGGGCAGAGGAGAAAAGACAGGTGATACGAAACAATGGAAGAAATGGAAGAAAAAACGGACGGATTTACAGTAGGAGACATGAACAAGGCATGCACATCGTGACAGAATAGTGATAGCTAGCTAAGCAAGCGTAATGCGATTGCATGCAACGCAACGCGTGCATGCAGAGGATAAGTACAAATAGACAACTAGCGGCAGTACTACTACCGTGTTATACATCATGCCGTTGTGCAACAAAGCGGTCAAGGTCAACTGTGAAGAATGGATGTTCTACGCCAAGTATACTTGTCATGCCAGCCATGCATGTACAAAACGATTTCGTATAGATTTATTGGCCCATGCATGAAAAATGCAAGAACTGAAACGACAGCACGAGAACTTTGACCTCCATACGCATGAATACCACGAAAAATGAATGGATGCCAGGTGCATGACACCCATGTGTAAAGCTAATTAAGCAAGACATGCCAAAGAGAAGATTTAATACGTGACATTTAAAGCACGAGAAAAGGTTTGGCTTACCACCACCGGCGTTGCatgcggccgtcgtcgtcgtcgccggcggcggcggcggcggtggcatcgcCGTCGGCGCCATGGCGAGAGGGAAGGGCCGCGCGAGTGGCCTGTGGAgcacgggcagcggcggcgggcggcggaacAGCTTGCTGAAGTAGTCGAAGctctgctgcttctgcttctgccgCTGCCGGGCCTTGTGGTTCTGGAACCAGTAGAACACGTTCTTGCCCTCAATGTGGCCGTGCTCCCGGAGCCTCGCCGTGATCTGCTGTATCTGCTCGGCGGTCGGCGTGCGCAGCCCCTGCCGGTACAGCCCCTCCAGCACCGCGATCTGCTCCTTGGTCGGCGTCCACCGCGCgttcgccagcgccgccgccgccgccgaggccggcgacagcggcggcgagagcggaGACGGCGGATCGGAGAAGcctcccgcccgcccgccgccgccgccgcccaacgtcgtcgtcgtcgtctccatgGCTTGCTCTGACTTTGGTCGCGCTCGCTCGGCTCGCCCGCTCGCGTTTGTGATGCGTTTGCTGCCTGCGAGCGGCCGCGGGTGCGTGGTTTTTAAGCGTGCATGGGAGTGTGAGGAGGTGGGCGATGGGTGGGCCGTAGcgcgtgtgcgcgcgcgcgggcggcaggGGGAGGCGTAGCTAGCGTGGGGATCGTGTCGCGTTGCGGTCAAGGGGAGCGTACGTTTCGACGTTTTCGTGAGGACGGGAGGAGTCGCGTGCCGCCCCTGTGCCGTGCGCCGCGTAGATCACCACGGCGAGTGGCGTGATCCATCCATGCGTGCATGCATCGTCGTCGGTACTCCAATCGATGGATCAAGGGCGTACGTGCCCATTGTGAAGTGAAATGAAAAGCAATTTTTCACTCGTGAAAAGGGCCTTTTCCTTCGTGTACGCGTTTTTTTTGCCCAGCTGGCCGCATCGATCGGAAAAAGGAGAGAGTAAAGTGTGCGTGCGTGCTGTTCGACGTGGGCTCTGAAAACAatgggggaagaggaaggaaaggaggCTGCGGAGCGGAGCGCATGCAATGCACGCAGCTAGCGCGCGGCCGCACAGTGAATgcgtgccaacttgcctttccaGAAGAGAAGTAGAGTAGCCTAGTCGATCTAGTGTAGGAGGCGCAAGCCGTACGAAGCATCTCCTCTCCTCGTAGTCGTCCTCGGGAATGATGGGAATTATTTGCTCGTGGCAACAGATTTTTCGTTTTACGGGCGAGATCTCGTGTGTTTAGCCCCTTTCGGTAGAGGACTAGCTAGCATCCATCGCGTCGCTCTATTCATCGCGTACGTACATGTAGCCTCTGCACGTACTATGCGCTGTACTCTGCGTCCCCGTATAGGCTACTTTTGCAATGTCCAAGTTAGATCGATCAGATTCAATGCATGCACGAGTTTGGGAGTGAATTGAAGCTTGCTTGACTGCTTGAGGCCAAAGTAGATCGAGTTGTTACATCGCATTGCATGCTTTGACTACTACGCGATCAGATCAGAGTGCCTTCAGGATAAACGGATcaagcattttttttgttgggaaATGCTCGTATCGTGGTTTTGCGCCCAAACTTCAGTCTATTGTCACAGAAAATGTTCGCCGCGGTTCTAAAGACATCAATGCAGGAGATTCATATCGATCTCGCGCATTCCGTTCTGTGAAAGCTTAATTCAGTATACATCGGTGTAAAGCAATtggttgcaggcttgcagcatGCTGCATGCAGCTGAAATTTTTCGAGTTACTGGTTGCCGCATGCGTGCCCGAACAAGGATCTCTGAAATGATAAATCAGGTTTATTTTGCAATAACAAAAGATCAAACCAGCaagatacttcctccatctaaaTATAAGTGCAACTTTAGTACAGATATGATATAAGGTGTATTTAattctttgggtgtaaagtttttgaagtatacggacgcacatttgaaatattaaacgtagactaataacaaaacaaattacagagtccgcctataaactgcgagacgaatttattaagcctaattaatccgtcattagcaaatgtttactgtagcatcacattgtcaaatcatgacataattaggctcaaaagattcgtctcgcaatttacatataaactgtgcaattgttttttcCCCACATTTAATGTTCCATACATGtatcaaacatttgatgtgacctttttgaccaaatttttttgagatctaaacaaggccatacTCCAATCTAGGAATACAAATCTGAAAAGTAAGGcccgtttagttcgcgaaatgaaaatttttgggtgtcacatcgaacgtttgaccagatgtcggaaggggttttcggacacgaatgaaaaaactaatttcataactcgcatagaaaccgcgagacgaatcttttgagcataattaatccgtcattagcacatgtgggttactgtagcacttatggttaatcatagactaattaggctcaaaagattcgtctcgcaatttctcccctaactatgcaattagtttttatttttatctatatttaatgtttcatgcatgtattcaaagattcgatgttatgtttttgaaaaaaactttCTGGAAACTAAACAGGGTCTAAGAAGTATGCTGTGTGCATGCAAACGGAAAGTTTTAAAGACAACTTTACTGCTTGTCTACATGTTGTGTGCATGGTAATCAGCTATCACGAGCTCACAAACaatgaagaggagagagaggccggGACCTGAATGATCAATATTGGGACAGAGGGACGCCGGCCATGGCTTTTACTCCCTCAACTGGAGACGGCAGCTAGGCTGCCATAGGTAGGGATTGAAATGGCGAGGCACATTGGGAAATGGAGATAGAGGCTGAGGCTGATACCAAAGCAGGCTAGTGTAGGGCGATAGATGAGACGACGAACactgtatgcatgcatgcatgcgttgtGTTTGGGACATGCATGCAACGCACGGCAATGGGAGAGGGCAGACCGGACGGTTCAGGAGTCGGATTTTGAGATTATCGCTTCCCGTTTCCCCGTAACGTGATGT encodes the following:
- the LOC4327390 gene encoding wUSCHEL-related homeobox 5, with translation METTTTTLGGGGGGRAGGFSDPPSPLSPPLSPASAAAAALANARWTPTKEQIAVLEGLYRQGLRTPTAEQIQQITARLREHGHIEGKNVFYWFQNHKARQRQKQKQQSFDYFSKLFRRPPPLPVLHRPLARPFPLAMAPTAMPPPPPPPATTTTAACNAGGVMFRTPSFMPVATNNASYYPQQQTPLLYPGMEVCPHDKSTAQPPATTTMYLQAPPSSAHLAAAAGRGAAEAEGHGRRGGGAGGRETLQLFPLQPTFVLPDHKPLRAGSACAAVSPTTPSASASFSWESESSDSPSSEAPPFYDFFGVHSGGR